A genomic stretch from bacterium includes:
- a CDS encoding DUF423 domain-containing protein encodes MTARTVLILAGVMGFFAVALGAFGAHGLRKVTTPDLIEVWETGARYHMYHALALGLVGLLLLRAPNVWMSTAAWCFLAGIALFSGSLYALALSGVRILGAITPFGGFAFLAGWVTFAIGAWKLKG; translated from the coding sequence ATGACCGCCCGCACCGTCCTCATCCTCGCCGGCGTCATGGGCTTTTTCGCCGTCGCGCTCGGCGCATTCGGCGCGCACGGGCTACGCAAGGTTACGACGCCCGATCTCATCGAGGTGTGGGAGACGGGCGCGCGCTACCACATGTATCACGCGCTTGCGCTTGGGCTTGTGGGGCTGCTTTTGCTGCGTGCGCCGAATGTGTGGATGTCCACCGCCGCGTGGTGCTTCCTCGCCGGAATCGCGCTTTTCTCCGGGTCGCTTTACGCGCTCGCGCTTTCCGGCGTGCGCATCCTTGGCGCCATCACGCCGTTCGGCGGCTTCGCGTTTCTGGCGGGCTGGGTCACGTTTGCGATCGGTGCGTGGAAGCTGAAGGGCTGA
- a CDS encoding bifunctional 5,10-methylene-tetrahydrofolate dehydrogenase/5,10-methylene-tetrahydrofolate cyclohydrolase, producing MTATIISGTEIRGQILAEIRDETASLFEEHGVTPGLVTILVGEDPGSQSYVAAKNKTAKELGFHSVQETRPATITEDELLALVQKYNDDPATHGILVQLPLPKHIDETRVLYAIDPNKDVDGFHPVNVGRLVIGESIFPPCTPAGIQEMILRAGGKTEGAEVVVVGRSNIVGKPVAIMLMQKANGANATVTVTHTRTRDTASHTRRADILIVAAGVPRAITADMVKPGAIVIDVGVNRVGVAASGKAKLAGDVDFDAVKEVAGAITPVPGGVGPMTIAMLMRNTLRAAKLAAKIKN from the coding sequence ATGACCGCCACGATCATCAGCGGAACCGAAATCCGCGGGCAGATTCTTGCCGAAATCCGCGACGAAACCGCTTCGTTGTTCGAGGAGCACGGCGTCACGCCGGGGCTCGTCACGATCCTTGTCGGCGAGGACCCCGGCTCGCAAAGCTACGTCGCCGCGAAGAACAAGACGGCGAAGGAACTCGGCTTTCACTCCGTGCAGGAGACGCGCCCGGCGACGATCACCGAGGACGAGCTGCTCGCGCTCGTGCAAAAATACAATGACGACCCCGCGACGCACGGCATCCTCGTGCAGCTTCCGCTTCCAAAACACATCGACGAGACGCGCGTGCTCTACGCGATCGATCCGAACAAGGACGTGGACGGCTTTCACCCCGTCAATGTCGGGCGGCTCGTCATCGGTGAGTCGATCTTCCCGCCGTGCACGCCCGCCGGCATCCAGGAGATGATCCTGCGCGCGGGCGGAAAGACGGAGGGCGCGGAGGTCGTCGTGGTGGGGCGCAGCAATATCGTCGGCAAGCCGGTGGCGATCATGCTGATGCAGAAGGCGAACGGCGCGAACGCCACCGTCACCGTGACGCACACGCGCACGCGCGACACCGCCTCGCACACGCGCCGCGCGGATATCCTCATCGTCGCGGCGGGCGTGCCGAGAGCCATCACAGCGGACATGGTGAAGCCCGGCGCGATCGTGATCGACGTGGGCGTCAACCGCGTCGGCGTCGCGGCCTCCGGCAAGGCGAAGCTTGCGGGCGACGTGGATTTCGACGCGGTGAAGGAGGTCGCGGGCGCGATCACGCCGGTGCCTGGCGGCGTCGGCCCGATGACGATCGCCATGCTGATGCGCAACACCCTGCGCGCGGCGAAGTTGGCGGCGAAGATCAAGAATTAA
- a CDS encoding type II toxin-antitoxin system HicA family toxin, whose amino-acid sequence MSHLPLLTAKKFERLLFRLGFEKIRHVGSHARYRHADGRNVSLPFHTGTFSKSLTMDILRTIKLTHEEYDEMVRRK is encoded by the coding sequence ATGAGCCATTTGCCGCTTCTGACGGCGAAGAAATTCGAGCGCCTTCTTTTCAGGCTCGGCTTTGAGAAAATCCGGCATGTCGGGAGCCACGCACGTTATCGGCATGCCGACGGTCGCAACGTGTCGCTGCCGTTCCATACCGGTACGTTTTCCAAAAGCCTCACGATGGATATCCTCCGAACGATCAAATTGACGCACGAGGAATACGACGAAATGGTGAGGCGTAAATGA
- a CDS encoding type II toxin-antitoxin system HicB family antitoxin, with the protein MATAQHQKFVAIVRRDDESGKFVAEIPALPGALTEARTLEELRENLREVVALYLDDLDKFENEVTSKFVGFEEIEIVRG; encoded by the coding sequence ATGGCGACGGCGCAGCACCAAAAATTTGTGGCGATCGTTAGGCGCGACGACGAGTCGGGCAAGTTCGTTGCGGAAATTCCCGCGCTTCCCGGTGCGCTGACCGAGGCGAGAACGCTCGAGGAGTTGCGCGAAAATCTGCGTGAGGTCGTCGCGCTTTATCTTGACGACCTCGATAAATTCGAAAATGAAGTGACCTCGAAGTTTGTGGGATTTGAAGAGATAGAAATCGTCCGCGGATGA
- a CDS encoding aminotransferase class IV has product MNTVYLNGRFVPLADARVSVDDRGFLYGDGVFETMRSRGGRVVALDRHMRRLFAACERLAIRVPESPREMGDAIMRTVAENGGGDLYVRLTVTRGEHDGAPGFACDAEPTRVIRCRKLIVPPPEVYESGVPAVTMRINPRHGAPAAALKSVSFIDYVIAKECARQAGAFETILVDADGFVVEGASSNVFVVRNERVSTPPDSRGLLPGVTRSLVRDAAASLDIPYVEEDVPEAALASADEVFLTNSIVGLIHVAYLIDPNVPKNAPPDVSRRLRAAIGKFDG; this is encoded by the coding sequence TTGAACACCGTCTATCTCAACGGCCGCTTCGTTCCGCTCGCCGACGCGCGCGTATCGGTCGATGATCGCGGGTTTCTCTATGGCGATGGTGTGTTCGAGACGATGCGCAGCCGCGGCGGGCGCGTTGTCGCCCTGGATCGGCACATGCGGCGACTTTTCGCCGCGTGTGAGCGTTTGGCGATCCGCGTTCCCGAGTCGCCGCGCGAAATGGGCGACGCGATCATGCGCACCGTGGCCGAAAACGGCGGCGGCGATCTGTACGTGCGTCTCACGGTGACGCGCGGAGAGCACGACGGCGCGCCCGGGTTCGCGTGCGACGCCGAGCCGACGCGGGTCATCCGCTGCCGCAAACTTATCGTGCCGCCGCCGGAGGTGTACGAGTCCGGCGTGCCCGCGGTGACGATGCGCATCAACCCGCGCCACGGCGCACCGGCGGCGGCGCTGAAGTCGGTGTCGTTTATCGATTACGTCATCGCCAAGGAGTGCGCGCGTCAGGCCGGGGCGTTCGAGACGATCCTCGTCGACGCGGACGGGTTTGTCGTCGAGGGCGCGTCGAGCAATGTGTTCGTCGTGCGCAATGAGCGCGTTTCGACGCCGCCGGACTCGCGCGGGCTGCTGCCGGGCGTGACGCGCTCGCTCGTTCGCGACGCGGCGGCCTCGCTTGATATCCCTTACGTGGAGGAGGACGTGCCCGAGGCGGCGCTCGCGTCCGCGGACGAGGTGTTCCTGACGAACAGCATCGTCGGCCTGATCCACGTGGCCTATCTCATCGACCCGAACGTGCCGAAAAACGCGCCGCCGGACGTGTCGCGAAGATTGCGCGCGGCAATCGGGAAATTCGACGGTTGA
- the pabB gene encoding aminodeoxychorismate synthase component I, translated as MSGRVAFRALSIDASPPALAGALGGRDRLAFLDSSQVSAQLGRYSFLLWEPRAIFEATREGARLREGGTWRAIGPDVFAALREVLRERAVEVPAGAPAPFLAGAVGYFSYDLGGLIERLPHRANGEPELPLVSLGLYDRAIVYDNLSRSWYASACAFGDASPEPLLDAVEADVAVAAQSAVDDDPPPAAPITLSCSFTREEYLDRVRRALAYIRDGDIYQVNLARRFTGSLVGEPFDVYRRLRAATPSRYGAYLDCGDFQIASASPELFLRRTGRRVESRPIKGTRPRRADDADFNAHAVADLISSTKDRAELSMIVDLVRNDLGRVCDYGTVRVDDHAWVDELPTVFHTVSTVQGMLYEGMDAIHLLRAAFPGGSVTGAPKIRAMEIIDELESVRRGPYTGALGYIGYNGDLSLNMVIRTIVMTRGQVMFHAGGGIVADSDPEAELDETADKARAMIAAVGGR; from the coding sequence GTGAGCGGCCGCGTCGCGTTCCGCGCGCTTTCGATCGACGCGAGCCCGCCGGCGCTCGCCGGCGCGCTCGGCGGGCGGGACCGCCTCGCGTTTCTGGATTCGTCGCAGGTCTCCGCGCAGCTCGGGCGCTATTCCTTTCTATTATGGGAGCCGCGCGCCATCTTCGAGGCGACGCGCGAAGGTGCGCGTTTGCGTGAGGGCGGCACGTGGCGAGCGATCGGCCCGGACGTTTTCGCGGCGCTGCGCGAGGTACTTCGCGAGCGCGCGGTCGAGGTGCCGGCCGGGGCGCCCGCGCCGTTTCTAGCCGGCGCGGTCGGATATTTTTCGTACGACCTCGGCGGGCTGATCGAGCGCCTGCCGCATCGCGCGAACGGCGAGCCCGAGCTGCCGCTCGTCTCGCTTGGGCTCTACGACCGCGCCATCGTTTACGACAACCTCTCGCGTTCCTGGTATGCCTCCGCGTGCGCGTTCGGAGACGCGAGCCCCGAGCCGCTGCTCGATGCGGTCGAGGCCGATGTTGCGGTAGCCGCCCAATCCGCCGTGGACGACGATCCGCCGCCCGCCGCGCCGATCACGCTTTCCTGTTCGTTCACGCGCGAGGAGTATCTGGACCGCGTGCGTCGCGCGCTTGCGTACATCCGCGACGGCGACATCTACCAGGTGAACCTCGCGCGCCGATTTACGGGCTCGCTTGTCGGCGAGCCGTTCGACGTTTACCGCCGCCTGCGCGCCGCGACGCCGTCGCGATACGGCGCGTATCTCGATTGCGGAGATTTTCAGATCGCGTCCGCGTCGCCGGAGCTTTTTTTACGTCGCACGGGCCGGCGCGTGGAGTCGCGCCCCATCAAGGGTACGCGTCCCCGTCGCGCGGACGACGCGGACTTCAATGCGCATGCTGTCGCGGATCTGATTTCGAGTACGAAGGACCGCGCGGAGCTGTCGATGATCGTCGATCTGGTGCGCAACGACCTTGGCCGCGTTTGCGATTACGGCACGGTGCGCGTGGACGATCACGCGTGGGTGGACGAGCTGCCGACGGTGTTCCATACCGTCTCCACCGTGCAGGGGATGCTTTACGAGGGCATGGACGCGATCCATCTGCTGCGCGCGGCGTTTCCGGGCGGCTCGGTCACGGGCGCGCCCAAAATCCGCGCGATGGAGATCATCGACGAACTCGAGTCGGTACGCCGCGGGCCGTACACGGGCGCGCTCGGATACATCGGCTACAACGGCGACCTGTCGCTGAACATGGTGATCCGCACGATCGTCATGACGCGCGGGCAAGTGATGTTCCACGCGGGCGGGGGGATCGTCGCGGACTCGGACCCGGAGGCGGAACTCGACGAAACGGCGGACAAGGCGCGCGCGATGATCGCCGCGGTGGGCGGGCGATGA
- a CDS encoding aminodeoxychorismate/anthranilate synthase component II: protein MRVLVIDNYDSFTYNLVQVLGTLGADIRVVRNDAQSAADALAIGPDRVVISPGPKGPADAGISNDVIRGCADKRIPLLGVCLGHQCLAFAYGGRVTHGSSPFHGKTSLVSNDGRGVFTGLPRRFAVARYHSLVVDEHALPAGFVATAHTEDGVLMGLRHEALPLEGVQFHPESFMTAYGPDLMRNFFEGRCGGAS from the coding sequence ATGCGCGTTCTCGTCATCGACAACTACGACTCGTTCACCTACAACCTCGTCCAGGTGCTCGGCACGCTGGGCGCGGACATCCGGGTGGTGCGCAACGATGCCCAGAGCGCGGCGGATGCCCTGGCGATCGGCCCGGACCGCGTGGTGATTTCGCCCGGTCCCAAGGGGCCGGCTGACGCGGGGATCTCAAACGACGTCATTCGCGGCTGCGCCGACAAGCGGATTCCGCTTCTGGGCGTGTGCCTGGGGCACCAGTGCCTGGCCTTCGCGTATGGCGGCCGCGTCACGCACGGGAGTTCCCCCTTCCACGGCAAGACTTCGCTGGTATCAAACGACGGGCGCGGGGTTTTTACGGGCCTGCCGCGCCGCTTCGCCGTGGCGCGCTACCACTCTCTTGTCGTGGACGAGCACGCGCTGCCGGCGGGCTTTGTTGCCACCGCGCACACGGAAGACGGGGTTTTGATGGGACTTCGCCACGAGGCGCTGCCGCTTGAAGGCGTGCAGTTTCACCCGGAATCGTTCATGACCGCGTACGGCCCGGACCTCATGCGCAACTTCTTCGAAGGCCGTTGCGGGGGCGCGTCGTGA
- a CDS encoding oligosaccharide flippase family protein yields MISRIVFLVAGYALYLAMGRMLSTEQFGLYGVVFAVLSIVNMVFVVGATQTVSHFVAGKPGQEGGVWRLAALTQLAFAAPVGVAFAFAAPLVAAFFRDAAMTLFFRWVGIIAVLYALLAVNLGYLNGRARFGKQAAIDIAFQVVRVGTVIYLVAIGYGVHGALAGTMLAALFVFLASMLVIDLRGVTARVDLGARRLASYGVTVMTVALFLHVLMTNDLLLLKRLSHEANASLLAGYYTAAQSIARIPFFLMTAMALVIFPAVAKLRGTTPEAARLMAARSSTAMTMTLAAVAGMVLAAWPVLGEIVTGLYPDTFAPAVPSTKILLVTMAMLALVNVGTSIASGVGRPGVSAGILLTALAVQTGCATLLIPRGGVEGAAWSTAAGCVAALGAIAYFLVRHLDARIPGRALVAIGAGGVSAYGVSWTVAALSPPGFVTAALAAGLGFAAHVAILALGGLSMPVVERDEPRRILLVPSPRHTNTHDAGNLLVASLARHIAPGTLAVVLPRGHRGYGLTDNVLRPYRIYPAATLGPLGGHANMARLFAFLFANRGRFTAIHFLFEPGAVMRAGLRLLRIATPRMPFIQTLMHHPSPPSHRRVGLFADAVTAASEEDVQLVKLLRGDADVHLVRPAVDASIVKADRAELCRRLALSPAAFHIMYVGDLWRDGAMPHLINIAPTVLGRSERIHFHLFVVSRAAGTNDRAERYYARHLSAFCDRASLHLGQNAFDELLALQSALLLPCESPDGETDTALTALAAMGRGIPVFMLDRSPQNEVVPPALRDRLIAHDDGGLARRVLEFFEAPASIPPQDLIRHVHMSYDPRTAARKMERIYESLARRGEA; encoded by the coding sequence TTGATATCGAGGATCGTTTTCCTTGTCGCGGGATACGCGCTGTATCTCGCGATGGGGCGGATGCTCTCGACCGAACAATTCGGCCTGTACGGCGTCGTTTTCGCCGTCCTTTCCATCGTGAACATGGTTTTCGTCGTCGGGGCGACGCAGACCGTCAGCCACTTCGTCGCCGGCAAGCCGGGGCAGGAGGGCGGCGTGTGGCGGCTTGCGGCGCTTACGCAGCTTGCGTTCGCGGCGCCGGTCGGCGTGGCGTTCGCGTTCGCCGCGCCGCTTGTCGCCGCGTTTTTCCGCGACGCGGCGATGACGCTGTTTTTTCGCTGGGTTGGCATCATCGCCGTCCTGTACGCGCTTCTCGCCGTCAATCTCGGATATCTCAACGGGCGCGCGCGCTTCGGCAAGCAGGCGGCGATCGATATCGCATTTCAAGTCGTGCGCGTCGGCACGGTGATTTATCTGGTTGCGATCGGCTATGGCGTGCACGGCGCGCTCGCGGGCACGATGCTCGCCGCACTGTTCGTCTTCCTGGCCTCGATGCTCGTCATCGACCTTCGGGGCGTGACCGCGCGCGTGGATCTCGGCGCGCGCCGGCTGGCGTCGTACGGCGTCACGGTCATGACCGTCGCGCTGTTTTTGCACGTGCTGATGACAAACGATCTGCTGCTTTTGAAGCGCCTGTCGCACGAGGCGAACGCGAGCCTTCTGGCCGGCTACTACACCGCCGCGCAATCGATCGCACGGATTCCGTTTTTCCTCATGACCGCGATGGCGCTTGTGATCTTCCCCGCCGTCGCGAAATTGCGCGGCACGACGCCCGAAGCCGCGCGCCTTATGGCCGCGCGCTCCTCGACCGCGATGACGATGACGCTCGCCGCCGTGGCGGGCATGGTGCTGGCCGCGTGGCCGGTGCTCGGCGAGATCGTCACCGGGCTATACCCCGACACCTTTGCGCCCGCCGTTCCCTCGACGAAAATCCTGCTAGTCACGATGGCGATGCTGGCTCTCGTGAACGTGGGGACGAGCATCGCGAGCGGCGTCGGCCGGCCGGGCGTTTCTGCCGGCATATTGCTGACCGCGCTCGCCGTGCAGACCGGATGCGCGACGCTCCTGATTCCGCGCGGCGGCGTCGAGGGCGCGGCCTGGTCGACCGCCGCGGGGTGCGTCGCCGCGCTTGGCGCCATCGCGTATTTCCTTGTCCGCCATCTGGACGCGCGCATTCCCGGACGCGCGCTCGTCGCAATCGGCGCCGGAGGCGTGAGCGCGTACGGCGTGTCGTGGACCGTCGCCGCGCTGTCGCCGCCGGGATTCGTCACCGCGGCGCTCGCGGCGGGCCTCGGCTTTGCGGCGCACGTGGCCATCCTCGCGCTCGGCGGCCTGTCGATGCCCGTTGTCGAACGCGACGAGCCGCGCCGCATCCTGCTTGTGCCGTCGCCGCGCCACACGAACACGCACGACGCGGGCAACCTTCTGGTCGCCTCGCTCGCGCGTCACATCGCGCCGGGGACGCTTGCCGTGGTGCTGCCGCGCGGGCATCGCGGCTACGGCCTGACCGACAACGTGCTGCGCCCGTATCGCATCTACCCCGCCGCGACGCTCGGGCCGCTCGGCGGGCACGCGAACATGGCGCGGCTGTTCGCGTTTTTGTTCGCCAATCGCGGGCGTTTCACGGCGATCCATTTTCTTTTCGAGCCCGGCGCCGTGATGCGCGCGGGGTTGCGCCTTTTGCGCATCGCCACGCCGCGCATGCCGTTCATCCAGACGCTGATGCATCACCCCTCGCCGCCGTCGCACCGGCGCGTGGGGCTGTTCGCCGACGCGGTCACCGCCGCGAGCGAGGAGGACGTGCAGCTCGTCAAGCTCCTTCGCGGCGACGCGGACGTGCATCTGGTGCGCCCGGCGGTGGACGCGAGCATCGTCAAAGCGGACCGGGCGGAGCTTTGCCGGCGTCTCGCCCTTTCGCCGGCGGCCTTTCATATCATGTACGTCGGCGATCTGTGGCGCGACGGCGCGATGCCGCACCTCATCAACATCGCGCCGACGGTACTCGGGCGCTCGGAGCGCATCCACTTCCATCTTTTTGTTGTGTCGCGCGCGGCGGGCACGAACGATCGCGCCGAGCGCTACTACGCGCGGCACCTGTCGGCGTTTTGCGACCGTGCGAGCCTGCACCTGGGACAAAATGCGTTCGACGAATTGCTCGCGCTTCAAAGCGCGCTGCTTCTGCCGTGCGAATCGCCGGACGGGGAGACGGATACGGCGCTCACCGCGCTCGCCGCCATGGGGCGGGGGATTCCCGTGTTCATGCTTGACCGGTCGCCGCAAAACGAGGTCGTTCCGCCGGCGCTGCGCGACAGGCTGATCGCGCACGACGATGGCGGCCTGGCGCGCCGCGTCCTGGAGTTTTTCGAGGCGCCCGCGTCGATTCCACCCCAGGACCTGATTCGCCACGTGCACATGTCGTACGATCCGCGAACGGCCGCGCGCAAGATGGAGCGGATTTACGAAAGCCTCGCCCGGCGCGGGGAGGCGTGA
- a CDS encoding ribbon-helix-helix domain-containing protein, with translation MPMTKIAVTIDEKDAVEIDRLVAAGHYPNRSKVIQEALKSILRDSKIRRLAAECAKLDPAEEQAMAEEFLGSDSWPEY, from the coding sequence ATGCCGATGACAAAAATCGCCGTGACGATCGACGAAAAAGACGCGGTCGAAATCGATCGCCTCGTCGCCGCCGGCCATTATCCCAACCGCAGCAAAGTCATTCAGGAAGCCCTCAAAAGCATCCTTCGCGATTCAAAAATACGCCGCCTCGCCGCCGAATGCGCCAAGCTGGATCCGGCGGAGGAGCAGGCGATGGCGGAGGAGTTTCTCGGGAGCGATTCATGGCCCGAATACTGA
- a CDS encoding type II toxin-antitoxin system PemK/MazF family toxin: MARILRGDIWWADLDPVKGHEQARKRPVLIISHGIFNNRSGTIIALAITSQEPRAGFPLTYRIDSAGMPKASWVKMSQVRTISIERLGRRIGNVSGDELDEIVGGFLELIA, encoded by the coding sequence ATGGCCCGAATACTGAGGGGCGACATTTGGTGGGCTGATCTTGATCCCGTAAAGGGACACGAACAAGCCCGGAAGCGTCCCGTGCTCATCATCAGTCACGGCATCTTCAACAACCGATCCGGTACGATCATCGCACTTGCGATTACGAGCCAGGAACCGCGCGCGGGGTTCCCGCTGACTTATCGTATCGATTCCGCGGGCATGCCGAAAGCATCCTGGGTCAAAATGAGTCAGGTCCGCACGATTTCCATCGAACGGCTCGGGCGGCGGATCGGGAACGTGTCGGGGGACGAACTCGATGAAATCGTTGGCGGTTTTCTGGAATTGATTGCATAG
- the ilvB gene encoding biosynthetic-type acetolactate synthase large subunit — protein sequence MALDDSRFIKHNGATSLIRSLEYENVEVIFGYPGGAVLPIYDAIIESTIRHVLVRHEQGASHMADGYARASGKVGVCLATSGPGATNLVTGICNAHMDSIPMVAITGQVPTYLIGTDAFQEADIFGITMPIVKHSWLIKDAEEIPLVIHQAFHIARTGRPGPVLVDIPSDVSKALVTWKPNTEGPKLPGFKPNTEGHPKQIRAAVSVIRESKKPIIYCGGGVMRAGAAREIRDLANAINCPVTTTVMGLGAYPEDDPKSLGMLGMHGTSYANWAITRADTILAIGVRFDDRVTGNKATFGRQAKIVHIDVDPAEIEKNVPVKVPIVGDAKTVCRQILDLLAEEPIHESRAEWWEAIDQIRKKYPLDYARKPHELKPQYAIQRVAALADPEAIVAVDVGQHQMWAAQYYGFKTPDRFLSSSGLGTMGYGLPAAIGAQVARPDRQVVCLSGDGSIQMCIQELAVMAIEKLPVKLMIINNGYLGMVRQWQEQMYDHRYSSVALPYDAPPDFVKLAQAYGIRGERVTDAEKLDDMLRDVLAHDGPVLLDIRVTEEENVTPMVKPGGSVREQVEDELV from the coding sequence ATGGCGCTCGACGACTCCCGCTTCATCAAGCACAACGGCGCGACCTCGCTGATCCGCTCGCTGGAGTACGAGAACGTCGAGGTCATCTTCGGCTATCCCGGCGGCGCGGTGCTGCCGATCTACGATGCGATCATCGAATCGACGATCCGCCACGTGCTGGTGCGTCACGAGCAGGGCGCCTCGCACATGGCCGACGGTTACGCGCGCGCGTCCGGCAAGGTCGGCGTGTGCCTGGCGACCTCCGGCCCCGGCGCGACGAACCTCGTGACCGGCATCTGCAACGCGCACATGGATTCCATCCCGATGGTTGCCATCACCGGCCAGGTTCCGACCTACCTGATCGGCACGGACGCGTTTCAGGAGGCGGACATCTTCGGCATCACCATGCCGATCGTGAAACATAGCTGGCTCATCAAGGACGCCGAAGAAATTCCGCTTGTCATCCACCAGGCGTTTCACATCGCGCGCACGGGCCGGCCCGGGCCGGTACTGGTGGATATCCCCTCCGACGTGAGCAAGGCGCTCGTCACCTGGAAGCCGAACACGGAAGGGCCGAAGCTCCCCGGATTCAAGCCGAACACCGAGGGCCACCCCAAGCAGATCCGCGCAGCCGTGAGCGTCATCCGCGAAAGCAAAAAGCCCATCATCTACTGCGGCGGCGGCGTCATGCGAGCCGGCGCGGCGCGCGAAATCCGCGACTTGGCCAACGCCATCAACTGCCCCGTCACCACCACGGTGATGGGTCTTGGCGCCTACCCGGAGGACGACCCCAAGTCGCTCGGCATGCTCGGCATGCACGGAACGAGCTACGCGAACTGGGCGATCACCCGCGCGGATACGATCCTCGCGATTGGGGTGCGTTTTGACGATCGCGTCACGGGCAACAAAGCGACGTTCGGGCGCCAGGCGAAGATCGTGCATATCGACGTGGACCCCGCGGAGATCGAAAAAAACGTGCCGGTGAAGGTGCCGATCGTCGGCGACGCGAAGACCGTCTGCCGGCAGATCCTCGACCTGCTCGCCGAGGAGCCGATCCACGAATCGCGCGCCGAGTGGTGGGAGGCGATCGACCAGATTCGCAAGAAATATCCGCTCGACTACGCGCGCAAGCCGCACGAACTGAAGCCGCAATACGCGATTCAGCGCGTTGCGGCGCTCGCGGACCCGGAGGCGATCGTCGCGGTGGATGTCGGCCAGCACCAGATGTGGGCCGCGCAATATTACGGCTTCAAGACGCCCGACCGTTTCCTGTCCTCGTCGGGTCTCGGGACGATGGGCTACGGCCTGCCCGCGGCGATCGGCGCGCAGGTGGCGCGGCCCGACCGGCAGGTCGTTTGCCTGTCGGGCGACGGGTCGATCCAGATGTGCATCCAGGAGCTGGCCGTGATGGCGATCGAGAAGCTGCCCGTGAAGCTCATGATCATCAACAACGGGTACCTGGGCATGGTGCGCCAGTGGCAGGAGCAGATGTACGACCACCGCTACTCGTCGGTCGCCCTGCCCTACGACGCGCCCCCGGATTTCGTGAAGCTCGCGCAGGCCTACGGCATCCGCGGCGAGCGCGTCACCGACGCGGAAAAGCTCGACGACATGCTGCGCGACGTGCTCGCGCACGATGGCCCGGTGCTTCTGGACATTCGCGTGACCGAGGAGGAAAACGTGACGCCGATGGTCAAGCCCGGCGGCTCGGTGCGCGAGCAGGTGGAGGATGAGCTCGTATGA
- the ilvN gene encoding acetolactate synthase small subunit yields the protein MKMMISATVENKPGVLTRISGLFARRGFNIDSLAVGPTEDPDISRMTIVVNQAQHPMEQVEKQLHKLVNVLKISHMDPAGSVGRELMLLKVHAPAAKRVELLDIINTFRGKVVDLSRNTLIAEVTGDSEKMRAFQEIMTQYGIIEIARTGKAALGRGR from the coding sequence ATGAAAATGATGATTTCCGCCACGGTGGAGAACAAGCCCGGCGTGCTGACGCGCATCTCCGGCCTGTTCGCGCGGCGCGGGTTCAACATCGACTCGCTCGCGGTGGGTCCGACGGAGGACCCGGACATCTCGCGCATGACGATCGTCGTCAACCAGGCGCAGCACCCGATGGAGCAGGTCGAAAAGCAGCTCCACAAGCTCGTCAACGTCCTTAAGATCAGCCACATGGACCCGGCGGGCTCCGTCGGCCGCGAGCTGATGCTTTTGAAGGTCCACGCGCCGGCCGCCAAACGCGTGGAGCTGCTCGACATCATCAATACCTTCCGCGGCAAGGTCGTCGATCTTTCGCGCAACACGCTCATCGCCGAGGTCACGGGCGACAGCGAAAAGATGCGCGCGTTTCAGGAAATCATGACGCAATACGGCATCATTGAAATCGCCCGCACGGGCAAGGCGGCGCTCGGGCGCGGCCGTTAA